In Lycium ferocissimum isolate CSIRO_LF1 chromosome 7, AGI_CSIRO_Lferr_CH_V1, whole genome shotgun sequence, the sequence AGTTTTCTTTATCCTTTGTTTAAAATTTATGAGAAAATTGTTTATCACAACATAATTATTATAGTAGGAGTATGAATTATAAATAGTTGCTTTATTTTTTCAGCCATGGACAACGATAATGCATCTTTGCGTGCTCGGATCAAAGAATTGGAACGTGGTATGCTTACATGTTAGACATCTTTGTTAGTTATAGTTTCTGTATTTGTATGTGAGTgtggaacttttttttttttttttatgttaagggtaaaatttcTTTACTAAACACCAAGTTGAGAATAAAAGTGTATATGACTAGATTTTGATACATACAACTACTCCTAAAAAATGATGTGCACTACTTGCTTGTTAAAACTATTCGATGTTTATGCATTACTTGTAGAATATAATATAGGTTAGAAGGTGAATCATGTATGGGGACTATACTAGTACTTTATGCAATTAGTAAGGACATCTTTCTTATATAGTTTTTTTTCTGATAGAGTTGCGAGGGGTATATACTTTGTTAAAGGGTTGAGGGGATGCAGTTTTGCGCCTGCATATTACTGAGATGTTAATGCAACTCTCCTGTTAAAAAGGTAAAACTGGTGGAATATAGTCATGAAATGTTTACTGCAAATGCTAGGGTATACAGTGACCCAAAAAGAACGGACTAAAGGTTTGGGAAAGAGGTGGCAGCGGTGGGAGAGGATGTGAGCGGTTCGTCAAATCTTGAATTTAACCGGTTTCAAGAAGGAGATATTATAAGTTCACGTAGGCATGAAGCAACTTGCTGTTGTGAATGCTATGTAGTATGAGTCGGACACTTCAGATAACGCCTCGCAGCTTTTACATATGGTTTTAAGATTCTATAGGTGACTGATTCACCTATAGAATGCAGGCCCTTCTAAGATAATAGAAGGGACTTACAGTCCTTCtgaaacatatatatgtgtagaaaataaaaaagatattttgaataatttgaAGTTTGCAAGTTCTCAACAGACATAATGCGCTTGTTACTTTTGATTAGACGATACCAGCATAGCATTTTTCATTGTTGAGCTAGTTTTGATGACTCCAGAACGGTTCTGTAGttaagaatgaataaaatatggTGTTATTACCTCAAGCTTCTTCATTCATGCTAATCTATTTTACGCGTTCTTGTCCAAGCATGTTTTAACATTGTTCTGAACCTTTCCAGCTTCTTTGCACTGGTGTAGCCTGTAAGTGATTAATAAGTGAGAAGATTGTGTATAATCTAATATATTGTGGTTTCTTGTTTAGAGCGTGAtgaattgcataaagatattgAACAACTATGCATGCAACAAACTGGACCTAGCATTATTGGGCTGCCTACTCGTGTGCCTAATCATAGGTataactttctttttcttttgggatcGGGAGGAAGCTAGTCATTTATATTTAGGTTGTTTTCCTTGTTTATgttctctctccttttcttttgcGTTGGAGGGAAGAGGGGAATTTgtctttatgacattttaaaaTGGCTTTTTTAACCAATTAGGATAGCTGGGTTGGAGCAGGAGACagaaaacttgaaaaagaaactaGCTGCTTGCACACGAGAAAATCAGAATCTTCAAGAAGAGCTGTCAGAAGCTTATCACATCAAAGTAAGGTTTACAACTATTTGTTTATGTCATTGCAGGAACGCTGTGCTATTAATCTTACAGATGGACTTTTTTCCCATCTTCACTTGGTTAGGGTCAACTGGCTGATCTACACAGTGCAGAAGTTTCCAAGGTCTTCTCTTTGCTCTTCTCCCTTCCCTATCCCCAGTATAGGAAAGAGAAAGCATAAATATTTGGGTCTGGAGGTGCATCATGTGCTTgttattataatttatttagtGTGTAATATTGCTCTGAagctttcttttctctttcactTTTACTGTTAAATGGTTTCTGTTTTGGGGGATGACCCAAATTTCATTATAATTCTGGTTCTTGTAATGCTAAGAGCTTGCAACTTAGATGTTTTAGATGTTCATTTTTGGTGGATTTAGAGTCAATTTATTAGAAAGTGCATTATAGTCCAATATTTTTTAACTTGgcccattttctattttactCCAGAATATAGAAGCAGAAAAGCAGCTTAAATTTTTTCAAGGTTGTGTTGCTGCTGCATTTTCTGAGCGGGACCATGCCGTAATGGAGGTTGTCAAGATTTCTTTCCTTCTGAGTTCTCatccccccacccccctccccctcgCCTGAACACCCCCTTCCCCCTGCTgcactcaaaaaagaaaaattaagaaaagggggaaagcgaaagggagagaaaagaaatatgttacttcatcaaaaaaagaagggaaaggtGGAGAGAAGAAGGTGTGATTAACACCCTTTACATATCTATTACTGCTTGTTACTGTTGAAAAATCTAGATATAAATGTTTTTGGAGAACCAGATTTATATAATTGATGCAGAGAGTTGCGTTTGGCTGtttaaaatgaaattagtgTGAGATTACATGTATAGTTCATCGCtcacatatataattccaaGGCTTTTAAACATGCTCTACAAATGTTGCAGGCTGAAAAGGCTAAGGAGAAGGAGGAGCTTATGTCAAGAggatttcatgaacttcaccagaggttttatttattttttagctGTTAATTGGCatttggttttgtttttctCATTAGTTCGGAGTGGCATATTTCTCCTGTGGATAAATTGATAATTACAAATAAGCACCACAGTAGCAACAGGAACAGTTTTAAAATATCTATTCTAAGCCCTAGTGTCCCCGCAAAATATGTTCTTCTAAATAACATGTACCATGCTGTCAAATGGTTTACTTCCCATTTCACTTCCAAGGAACTGCTGGCAGCATTAGGAGTCTTATCTtcaaaaaaccctttttctaataACTGTTAGGCGGTGAGCTTTATCACCTTACCTTTTGGAACAGCCAAAGCAAAGCGCAAGAAGGCTTGATGAATAGCTGCGATAGCACACAAACTAACGTTTTTAGGTTttacctttttttgttttttgtttttgtgttttaGGTTTTACCTCAAAAGTCCATACTGGCTGCAGATTAGATTGGACAATGTAGAATAGAAAAGATATATAGAAAAGATATGGATACTGGTGTTTTTGACCTCTTACTGTATTAGAGAAGCAACGGAGTTAGGAACTTAGCAATTTGTTTTTAATTGGTGGTGAGTAGGATTTGGGTGTTAAAGTGGTGTATCCCCTAATTTCATGATTACGGAACTCTTGCTCTTCTTTTATTCTTCGTCTTTCTTGCATTTTGCCACTCCTCCCATTGGAAATTGAGTGCAAAGGAAGTAACTTCTACAAGGATCTGAACAGTTGATGTTTCTAAGCAGCAACTTTTTTTGAGTTGGACACTTTCATGATGTGCTGATTTCTTTATCCACAAAAAATGTGATTTGGTGTTTTAAGTTGTTTAGAATTTTTAAACTCTCCAGAACCTGACTTCTGAAAAAGCAGCCATAGCCTTCATGAGATGAATATGTTCTACCCGTAGTCTCCACAAAAAATCCTGTTGCAATATACAAAACTATCTAGAAACAATTCTGGGAATATATGCAGTGTAACATTATATTGCCCTTGTGTTCCCTCTTTGACGCAGGATCGAAGAGCTAAATTGTGTATTACTTGAAGAGAAAATATTGACGGCTACTTTGCAGAGTGATATGGACAGGGAAGAGAGCTTGGATGAGGCTTTCAAGGAGGTACTTAGTTCTAATGCCCTCCCTGTGAATCCGTATGCATAATTGTTACAGAATTAAACTGTATAAACAAAAGTGTTCCATCTCTACGTGTGTAACATTCCATGTATGCAATATTTTTATCAATGGAACTCTCAACAGATAAGAAAGAAACACCATGTCCCTTTCATTACTGATAATTATCTACCCTTCCCAAgtttgaagatgttattttgtgCAATAGGTTGTTCATAAGTTCTATGAGATCAGACGGCAGTCATTGGAGGATATTGAAGATGCATCCTGGGAAGACAAATGTGAGTGCCTCCTGCATGATCCGTCCGAAATGTGGACTTTCAGCAATCCTGAGGAAACATCCACCTCTAAGTACATTGTGAGTTCCAGAAAGTTAGCAGTCTAAAACTTGGACGTTACTGGTTATAACTGATGCTCTGTCTCAAATCACTTGAGCCGCTTTTCATCCAAGTTTATTCCAAATTATTTCATCCATCTCCGTAATTACAAGTTTCCACTGCCAAAAAACAAACTACAAATTGATgctccttttcattttttgcacATATTTCCATTCAGACTTCCTTGGTTCACAAAATTCGACTGTTATGTTAATCTAAATGCAAGGAATTTGGAATTCCAAATCACTAAATAATTGTTATTGTGGACCgattatttcattaattgttcaaacttatcaaaaacaaaaaaaattgttcaaactTATTATATGATCTTGACTAACTTTCCTCAGACAGAATGCTTTGGAAGAACAAGTGGAGACACTACGAAAATCTTTGGATAATCTTCACAACAAGCTACAAGTAGTATGTAGTTTCTCGTCTGCTATTTGTTCAATATTGCAGAAGCTTACTGTTCTACTCCATTCTTAATCATTTGATTGTTCtcttctctcaatttttttgtACTTGTGTTTTGGTTTTCAGGGTCTTGAAATAGAAAATCACTTGAAAAAAGAAGTGCGCACCTTGGAAAAACAGAAAGTATGAATATTGTTACTCTGAAATGGAATATAAAGCACCAGTCTTTGTATGGATTACTGAAAGGCCTAATGTGCAGATTCTTTCAGAAAAGAAGCTCAGGGCTCAAATATCGGCATTTCGCCACTATCTTTCTCAGCATAGACTTAATATTACAAGCTTACTTGATGAGGGATTTTCTCATATTAAATCAGCTATGAACATGGTGGACGAAAAGCTCAAGGGCTGCAGCATGAGTGAGAGAGACTTAAATTCTTCTCGAGTGGATTATTTAAAGTTCAATGAACTTGAATATCAAGATGTTCGGATAAACAATGATGATGGTTCAAGTTTGATCTTTAAGGTAGTTAGTTCTTACTTTTGCTCCAgccttcaattttattttggtagtgTTCTCTTCTAGGAGTTTTCTGTCATAAGAAGGTTTCTGTTGCCACTCGAGTTTCTCAGTTATGCACTAATAATGATGTAGATTCAAGGGGCTAAAGCTATTGCCTTTCTTTGAATGTCATGGTGATAATAACAAATGTATAACATATCTGTCAAAGAAAGAGAAGGACTAGTGGAGGTGGTAGCAGTTGATGGTTCAGATTTTATGTTCTCAGACTTCCATTTGCGTTAGTATTGCTATTAATAATTGATATGTGCTTGTGCAAGTTTCCGCACGTTTTTcgtggtttgaaaaaaaaagtttagctTGTGgtctttatgtgtttttttttgtcaaagagATAGGATAAATATCATTTTCACGTTCGTCTCCTGAGATTTTGTAAGTTGTTTCTTGGAGAAGGTTCTCAATTTCCTAAAATGGTAACTAAGAAAGTAAGAAGACTTGTTCCCTTAGTGGCTTCTCTCTTTTAATTCCGAAACGTTGATGcttaaaaaatcatgaaatgctTCTGCTGATATCTGCAGTCATGTCGGAGGAGGATGGGATACTTTGCTTATTACTATTTCAATTAGCTTTATGTTCTTTTGCAATGTAATCTAGCAAGAATGAACGATAGCTTCTGAACAGAAGAGGATGTCAACATGTTTCTGAAGTTTCTCTATCTCTACCTGTTGCAGAGGAATGAGCCTAGCGTGACAACTACCATTACTGTTGGAAATAATGATGCTTCTAAAGCCCTTGCTCTGGCACTAAACGAGAAGGTTTCGCAACTGTTGAGTAAAACTGAGCACTTTCAAATTGTAAATATGTGCTAACTCAATCATTTTCTCTTTCCAATTCAGGTCGAGACATTATTACTTCTGTCACAACAAGAAGAACGACACTTATTGGAGAGGAATGTCAATGCAGCTCTGCAGAAAAAAATTGAGGAGCTCCAGATGAACTTACTACAAGTATTCCGCTGAGCGTTTGCTTCCTTTATCGATCACTTCTACCCCCCATCTATCACTCTCATCACTTTTATTTAGTAACACTGCTATATCATAATGTGGGGCTTGGAGTGAATCTGTAAATTGGGCTGATATATGTACGTAATTTTTTAAGGTTACAAATGAGAAAGTCAAAGCTCTCATGGAATTGGCTCAGTTGAATCAGGACCATCAATCATTACAAGAGTATGTTTCTATTTCCGGTTAACTGTCTGTATGATAGGAACAGCTTCATTTTCGTCCCCATTGTTTTTCGTGTGTACCCTTTCTGTCAAAGGAGCATCTTAAAACTTGCTTTTTAAAAAGGAATTATTGTGGAATTTTCCTTGAAAGATTCTCTTGGGCTTTATTAATCTTTAAGATTCTGAAAGGAAATAACGTAAGATTTGACATGAAGGCCGGCAGGTGTAGAATGacatttatta encodes:
- the LOC132064803 gene encoding uncharacterized protein LOC132064803 isoform X6, whose amino-acid sequence is MQQTGPSIIGLPTRVPNHRIAGLEQETENLKKKLAACTRENQNLQEELSEAYHIKGQLADLHSAEVSKNIEAEKQLKFFQGCVAAAFSERDHAVMEAEKAKEKEELMSRGFHELHQRIEELNCVLLEEKILTATLQSDMDREESLDEAFKEVVHKFYEIRRQSLEDIEDASWEDKCECLLHDPSEMWTFSNPEETSTSKYINALEEQVETLRKSLDNLHNKLQVGLEIENHLKKEVRTLEKQKILSEKKLRAQISAFRHYLSQHRLNITSLLDEGFSHIKSAMNMVDEKLKGCSMSERDLNSSRVDYLKFNELEYQDVRINNDDGSSLIFKRNEPSVTTTITVGNNDASKALALALNEKVETLLLLSQQEERHLLERNVNAALQKKIEELQMNLLQVTNEKVKALMELAQLNQDHQSLQEKVNQAYRQGKSLGEIAVKRTPQEKDGRLKNLLKTSYLRRWTGIQDSDGNDADTHQDSEANFADRRPNNNMDFARMKIENATLKESLESMEHLIRAVRRLRLSLLKFKESAASEYMENCSSESLDNIINEASQLKTALGSSLPLSWSAAADSGSFSKHAEEQIDDNGHSQRENMDFVSAAGFEMVELLVFVAQLLKEYKCS
- the LOC132064803 gene encoding uncharacterized protein LOC132064803 isoform X7 — protein: MEAEKAKEKEELMSRGFHELHQRIEELNCVLLEEKILTATLQSDMDREESLDEAFKEVVHKFYEIRRQSLEDIEDASWEDKCECLLHDPSEMWTFSNPEETSTSKYINALEEQVETLRKSLDNLHNKLQVGLEIENHLKKEVRTLEKQKILSEKKLRAQISAFRHYLSQHRLNITSLLDEGFSHIKSAMNMVDEKLKGCSMSERDLNSSRVDYLKFNELEYQDVRINNDDGSSLIFKRNEPSVTTTITVGNNDASKALALALNEKVETLLLLSQQEERHLLERNVNAALQKKIEELQMNLLQVTNEKVKALMELAQLNQDHQSLQEKVNQAYRQGKSLGEIAVKRTPQEKDGRLKNLLKTSYLRRWTGIQDSDGNDADTHQDSEANFADRRPNNNMDFARMKIENATLKESLESMEHLIRAVRRLRLSLLKFKESAASEYMENCSSESLDNIINEASQLKTALGSSLPLSWSAAADSGSFSKHAEEQIDDNGHSQRENMDFVSAAGFEMVELLVFVAQLLKEYKCS
- the LOC132064803 gene encoding uncharacterized protein LOC132064803 isoform X5, which encodes MSCLQPARKEGNQKRRSISSWLSRPWTTIMHLCVLGSKNWNVVCLHSVMNCIKILNNYACNKLDLALLGCLLVCLIIAGLEQETENLKKKLAACTRENQNLQEELSEAYHIKGQLADLHSAEVSKAEKAKEKEELMSRGFHELHQRIEELNCVLLEEKILTATLQSDMDREESLDEAFKEVVHKFYEIRRQSLEDIEDASWEDKCECLLHDPSEMWTFSNPEETSTSKYINALEEQVETLRKSLDNLHNKLQVGLEIENHLKKEVRTLEKQKILSEKKLRAQISAFRHYLSQHRLNITSLLDEGFSHIKSAMNMVDEKLKGCSMSERDLNSSRVDYLKFNELEYQDVRINNDDGSSLIFKRNEPSVTTTITVGNNDASKALALALNEKVETLLLLSQQEERHLLERNVNAALQKKIEELQMNLLQVTNEKVKALMELAQLNQDHQSLQEKVNQAYRQGKSLGEIAVKRTPQEKDGRLKNLLKTSYLRRWTGIQDSDGNDADTHQDSEANFADRRPNNNMDFARMKIENATLKESLESMEHLIRAVRRLRLSLLKFKESAASEYMENCSSESLDNIINEASQLKTALGSSLPLSWSAAADSGSFSKHAEEQIDDNGHSQRENMDFVSAAGFEMVELLVFVAQLLKEYKCS
- the LOC132064803 gene encoding uncharacterized protein LOC132064803 isoform X2 codes for the protein MSCLQPARKEGNQKRRSISSWLSRPWTTIMHLCVLGSKNWNVVCLHSVMNCIKILNNYACNKLDLALLGCLLVCLIIAGLEQETENLKKKLAACTRENQNLQEELSEAYHIKGQLADLHSAEVSKNIEAEKQLKFFQGCVAAAFSERDHAVMEAEKAKEKEELMSRGFHELHQRIEELNCVLLEEKILTATLQSDMDREESLDEAFKEVVHKFYEIRRQSLEDIEDASWEDKCECLLHDPSEMWTFSNPEETSTSKYINALEEQVETLRKSLDNLHNKLQVGLEIENHLKKEVRTLEKQKILSEKKLRAQISAFRHYLSQHRLNITSLLDEGFSHIKSAMNMVDEKLKGCSMSERDLNSSRVDYLKFNELEYQDVRINNDDGSSLIFKRNEPSVTTTITVGNNDASKALALALNEKVETLLLLSQQEERHLLERNVNAALQKKIEELQMNLLQVTNEKVKALMELAQLNQDHQSLQEKVNQAYRQGKSLGEIAVKRTPQEKDGRLKNLLKTSYLRRWTGIQDSDGNDADTHQDSEANFADRRPNNNMDFARMKIENATLKESLESMEHLIRAVRRLRLSLLKSAASEYMENCSSESLDNIINEASQLKTALGSSLPLSWSAAADSGSFSKHAEEQIDDNGHSQRENMDFVSAAGFEMVELLVFVAQLLKEYKCS
- the LOC132064803 gene encoding uncharacterized protein LOC132064803 isoform X4 produces the protein MDNDNASLRARIKELERERDELHKDIEQLCMQQTGPSIIGLPTRVPNHRIAGLEQETENLKKKLAACTRENQNLQEELSEAYHIKGQLADLHSAEVSKNIEAEKQLKFFQGCVAAAFSERDHAVMEAEKAKEKEELMSRGFHELHQRIEELNCVLLEEKILTATLQSDMDREESLDEAFKEVVHKFYEIRRQSLEDIEDASWEDKCECLLHDPSEMWTFSNPEETSTSKYINALEEQVETLRKSLDNLHNKLQVGLEIENHLKKEVRTLEKQKILSEKKLRAQISAFRHYLSQHRLNITSLLDEGFSHIKSAMNMVDEKLKGCSMSERDLNSSRVDYLKFNELEYQDVRINNDDGSSLIFKRNEPSVTTTITVGNNDASKALALALNEKVETLLLLSQQEERHLLERNVNAALQKKIEELQMNLLQVTNEKVKALMELAQLNQDHQSLQEKVNQAYRQGKSLGEIAVKRTPQEKDGRLKNLLKTSYLRRWTGIQDSDGNDADTHQDSEANFADRRPNNNMDFARMKIENATLKESLESMEHLIRAVRRLRLSLLKFKESAASEYMENCSSESLDNIINEASQLKTALGSSLPLSWSAAADSGSFSKHAEEQIDDNGHSQRENMDFVSAAGFEMVELLVFVAQLLKEYKCS
- the LOC132064803 gene encoding uncharacterized protein LOC132064803 isoform X1, which produces MSCLQPARKEGNQKRRSISSWLSRPWTTIMHLCVLGSKNWNVVCLHSVMNCIKILNNYACNKLDLALLGCLLVCLIIAGLEQETENLKKKLAACTRENQNLQEELSEAYHIKGQLADLHSAEVSKNIEAEKQLKFFQGCVAAAFSERDHAVMEAEKAKEKEELMSRGFHELHQRIEELNCVLLEEKILTATLQSDMDREESLDEAFKEVVHKFYEIRRQSLEDIEDASWEDKCECLLHDPSEMWTFSNPEETSTSKYINALEEQVETLRKSLDNLHNKLQVGLEIENHLKKEVRTLEKQKILSEKKLRAQISAFRHYLSQHRLNITSLLDEGFSHIKSAMNMVDEKLKGCSMSERDLNSSRVDYLKFNELEYQDVRINNDDGSSLIFKRNEPSVTTTITVGNNDASKALALALNEKVETLLLLSQQEERHLLERNVNAALQKKIEELQMNLLQVTNEKVKALMELAQLNQDHQSLQEKVNQAYRQGKSLGEIAVKRTPQEKDGRLKNLLKTSYLRRWTGIQDSDGNDADTHQDSEANFADRRPNNNMDFARMKIENATLKESLESMEHLIRAVRRLRLSLLKFKESAASEYMENCSSESLDNIINEASQLKTALGSSLPLSWSAAADSGSFSKHAEEQIDDNGHSQRENMDFVSAAGFEMVELLVFVAQLLKEYKCS
- the LOC132064803 gene encoding uncharacterized protein LOC132064803 isoform X3 encodes the protein MSCLQPARKEGNQKRRSISSWLSRPWTTIMHLCVLGSKNWNVSVMNCIKILNNYACNKLDLALLGCLLVCLIIAGLEQETENLKKKLAACTRENQNLQEELSEAYHIKGQLADLHSAEVSKNIEAEKQLKFFQGCVAAAFSERDHAVMEAEKAKEKEELMSRGFHELHQRIEELNCVLLEEKILTATLQSDMDREESLDEAFKEVVHKFYEIRRQSLEDIEDASWEDKCECLLHDPSEMWTFSNPEETSTSKYINALEEQVETLRKSLDNLHNKLQVGLEIENHLKKEVRTLEKQKILSEKKLRAQISAFRHYLSQHRLNITSLLDEGFSHIKSAMNMVDEKLKGCSMSERDLNSSRVDYLKFNELEYQDVRINNDDGSSLIFKRNEPSVTTTITVGNNDASKALALALNEKVETLLLLSQQEERHLLERNVNAALQKKIEELQMNLLQVTNEKVKALMELAQLNQDHQSLQEKVNQAYRQGKSLGEIAVKRTPQEKDGRLKNLLKTSYLRRWTGIQDSDGNDADTHQDSEANFADRRPNNNMDFARMKIENATLKESLESMEHLIRAVRRLRLSLLKFKESAASEYMENCSSESLDNIINEASQLKTALGSSLPLSWSAAADSGSFSKHAEEQIDDNGHSQRENMDFVSAAGFEMVELLVFVAQLLKEYKCS